In the genome of Pseudomonas sp. LBUM920, one region contains:
- a CDS encoding SIMPL domain-containing protein (The SIMPL domain is named for its presence in mouse protein SIMPL (signalling molecule that associates with mouse pelle-like kinase). Bacterial member BP26, from Brucella, was shown to assemble into a channel-like structure, while YggE from E. coli has been associated with resistance to oxidative stress.) has protein sequence MSRFTRSAAVLTLSASALASLPAMAADELHYNQISLRAEVSQEVARDKMIVTLYTESQNTDPAKLAAEITTTLNKALGEAREVKGVTLRQGSRSSYPIYDNKNQKITGWRERAELRLESADFPALSKLTGDLLNTLKMENMDFAIADATRKSSEDALLKDAVAAFKARAQLATDALGGKGYKIVNLNFNTNGYPMPYARNGGMMMKAAMADSAPTPQVEAGTSQVNMSADGVIEVQMQ, from the coding sequence ACTCTCAGCGCCAGCGCCCTGGCCAGCCTGCCGGCCATGGCCGCCGATGAACTGCATTACAACCAGATCTCCCTGCGTGCCGAAGTCAGCCAGGAAGTGGCTCGCGACAAGATGATCGTCACCCTTTATACCGAGTCACAAAACACCGACCCGGCCAAGCTCGCCGCCGAAATCACCACCACCCTGAACAAGGCCCTGGGCGAAGCTCGCGAAGTCAAAGGCGTGACCCTGCGCCAGGGCAGCCGCAGCAGCTACCCGATCTACGACAACAAGAACCAGAAGATCACCGGCTGGCGCGAGCGTGCCGAACTGCGCCTGGAAAGCGCGGATTTCCCGGCGCTGTCCAAGCTCACCGGCGATTTGCTGAACACCCTGAAAATGGAAAACATGGACTTCGCCATTGCCGACGCCACGCGCAAGTCCAGCGAAGATGCACTGCTTAAAGACGCGGTCGCCGCCTTCAAGGCGCGTGCGCAACTGGCCACCGATGCACTGGGCGGCAAGGGCTACAAGATCGTCAACCTGAACTTCAACACCAATGGCTACCCAATGCCTTACGCCCGCAACGGCGGGATGATGATGAAAGCGGCCATGGCGGATTCGGCACCTACCCCGCAAGTGGAAGCCGGCACCAGCCAGGTCAACATGAGCGCAGACGGCGTGATCGAAGTACAGATGCAGTGA